The following are encoded together in the Montipora foliosa isolate CH-2021 chromosome 12, ASM3666993v2, whole genome shotgun sequence genome:
- the LOC137980203 gene encoding melatonin receptor type 1B-B-like, with protein MNTLHGSKPALFTFKTMSERGLKVLNLELNNRGLLWVVCEAAVYIVTVLVAIVGNSFVFLAVYRNSQLRTIPNFFIATLALSDIFLALLCGPQSIAVSILGRWPFNKHVCQAQGYFVAVFACASLQILTLNAINQFYRIVRTKNYKRKFTKRNTIVMIGIVFLLASVEPLPYFLTGRRYLFHPGKMFCSQTQEISIPNFLGYVYLVVPAITMAVCYFLVFKKIRSHQRNVQSNLQSTNDSITARDIKITKILFITVLGFLACWTPIVIIDFVDTFRGEVSFPRQVYFL; from the coding sequence ATGAATACCCTACACGGCAGTAAGCCGGCattgttcacatttaaaactatGTCCGAGCGAGGTCTCAAAGTCCTGAATCTTGAACTGAACAACCGAGGACTGTTGTGGGTTGTTTGCGAAGCAGCAGTTTATATTGTCACTGTTTTGGTAGCGATAGTTGGTAATTCGTTTGTCTTTCTGGCAGTTTACAGAAATTCACAACTGAGAACAATTCCAAACTTTTTTATCGCAACCCTGGCTCTGTCGGATATTTTTCTTGCACTGCTTTGCGGACCGCAGTCCATCGCTGTTTCCATTCTCGGTCGTTGGCCTTTCAACAAACATGTTTGTCAAGCACAAGGGTATTTTGTGGCAGTTTTTGCCTGCGCGTCGTTACAAATCTTAACACTGAATGCCATAAACCAATTTTATCGGATTGTGCGAACGAAGAACTACAAAAGAAAGTTTACTAAGCGGAACACCATCGTCATGATTGGGATCGTATTCTTGTTAGCGTCTGTTGAGCCACTTCCTTATTTTCTTACTGGTAGACGCTACCTCTTCCATCCAGGAAAGATGTTTTGTTCTCAAACGCAAGAAATTTCAATTCCAAATTTTCTAGGATACGTTTATCTCGTAGTTCCCGCGATTACCATGGcagtttgttattttcttgttttcaagaaaataaGAAGTCACCAACGAAATGTTCAAAGCAATTTGCAATCCACTAACGATAGCATCACTGCCAGGGATATAAAGATCACCAAGATCCTCTTCATCACCGTTCTTGGCTTTTTGGCTTGTTGGACTCCAATTGTTATAATAGACTTTGTGGACACATTTCGAGGGGAGGTATCTTTCCCTAGACAGGTCTACTTCTTGTAG
- the LOC137979186 gene encoding uncharacterized protein, whose protein sequence is MSAFSCKTTDRWCLLLLIFIPLSLASKGDLVAKRDTTLDNVKAMYNRFISSSTGKAKYVTGSKNACSMDMPPSITNSPGMIPVAASKEDFQSSLGCGVCLKIHGSGKAAAPDLEGAPPVDGTLDGIVVDQDDSISQGDLALLPPQSGSGLWEITFKAVDCPTGQGPTGSIQFRFTGSNENYFKIQALNTKVPVAGIEAFERVKGKYFCLTRTPDNYFTSEGMGQVSFPLKVRLTSIRNEQLEATVNALKNDYIIPSDIQFSDSEVRGGSPEGIQCYGQGERAPSGESDDAFCVGKEDGIYADPNDETAFYMCEGEKGTKTFCPQGLKFNPVISACDVPEDVRYSENNVDSSEYLRPKLKGKARWTSLPGSKGLKVLSFTPPEGAQKSEKKISETLKPHKILSINIFHSSRPIQKGKGVDKGKTATILKGSDAQARLTMAGTNTSHTAATGSMNASNSTVGLNALKSEGGKYLSIAAGDFNHLKNQSEAGSQMLSESQPKNQDRVTTEATSSSPENQPSAEAAKVFSINVYGLNPAEVSSTMNNHGEIDHNKTMEPSNPQKDTAFSNQGNVSSIQTAVSDHKAFEQQRQNKSLFSSKLFQDNTAAINDETSTPLKFKLKLSMDKSSPQPIFNCTLSECSQNDSEINDIKTGWEGTSQSHEVVPFSEPPGNANSSLDQKGLKPTEEVHLMLSTFGSEPLHNGRKDEANVLQQETVVKDRGHSETKYSSQNRVQNANASMMVKTKLQENDNSKTTLSEESVKNNGDVAADEMRQQESKLGIESKTAQAQNNYGGNLTIYNGRQLEDTQVKIAGTSKVSAYNDSQTTFKEEPNKVAEFSQPQLRIVLQNPGKIWNLNPIIKSLIQRPLNSRRDGKKVLANTSSLIRKSLDGGKKANVKTTDMSSSAGVAQSILEANKEYLDDVAMQGMIYSDGDPETAENVNDIADTMRQSYRYLHAFPELPHWNYNTKQAEKRVRGQNTKTIQLDKKFQKGLQSNEDRGSSSSGKRQKNDTISSHFFKTEKHVSSGSEGKVDPQTKDQRLVTTNSLGQQQATTELHQGYKGGILKSKIDEGLKSFCIGKESGTYASPSDQKNFLICSNGLAEERECPKSTFFNTKEKICDVPDHI, encoded by the exons ATGTCAGCTTTCAGTTGTAAAACCACCGACCGGTGGTGTTTGCTACTTCTAATTTTTATTCCACTATCTCTTGCATCAAAG GGTGACCTTGTGGCGAAGAGAGACACGACTCTTGATAATGTTAAGGCAATGTACAATCGATTTATAAGTTCCTCGACAGGAAAG GCGAAGTACGTTACTGGGAGTAAAAACGCATGTTCAATGGACATGCCTCCATCCATAACCAACTCACCAGGAATGATACCAGTGGCTGCCTCCAAAGAAGACTTCCAGTCCTCGTTAGGTTGTGGAGTATGCCTGAAAATTCATGGTAGTGGTAAAGCCGCCGCACCAGATCTGGAAGGTGCTCCACCCGTTGATGGTACCTTAGATGGAATTGTCGTTGACCAGGACGACTCAATAAGTCAAG GGGATCTGGCTCTTCTCCCGCCTCAAAGCGGAAGTGGATTATGGGAAATCACGTTTAAGGCTGTTGACTGCCCAACGGGGCAAGGTCCGACTGGAAGCATTCAATTCCGATTTACCGGCAGcaatgaaaattattttaaaatacaagcactgaatACAAA GGTCCCCGTTGCTGGTATTGAGGCATTTGAGCGAGTCAAGGGAAAATATTTTTGCCTGACTAGAACTCCAGATAACTATTTTACGAGCGAGGGAATGGGTCAGGTATCATTTCCGCTTAAAGTGCGTCTGACAAGTATTAGGAATGAACAGCTGGAGGCGACAGTGAACGCCCTAAAAAACGACTACATAATACCATCTGACATCCAATTCTCGGATTCTGAAGTGAGAG GTGGTTCACCAGAGGGCATACAATGTTACGGTCAAGGTGAAAGGGCGCCATCTGGAGAAA GTGATGACGCGTTTTGCGTGGGGAAAGAAGATGGAATTTACGCTGATCCTAACGACGAGACGGCATTTTATATGTGCGAGGGCGAAAAGGGAACAAAGACATTTTGTCCACAGGGACTTAAGTTCAACCCAGTAATCTCTGCCTGCGATGTGCCAGAAGACGTTAGATATTCTGAAAATAACGTCGATTCTTCCGAATATCTTCGTCCAAAATTAAAAGGCAAAGCCCGGTGGACCTCGTTACCTGGAAGCAAAGGACTAAAGGTTCTTTCTTTCACTCCTCCAGAAGGGGCTCAAAAATCTGAGAAAAAGATCTCGGAGACTCTAAAGCCGCACAAGATATTATCAATTAACATATTTCATTCTTCTCGTCCGATTCAAAAAGGTAAGGGAGTCGACAAGGGAAAAACAGCTACGATTTTAAAAGGGTCTGATGCGCAAGCTAGATTAACAATGGCGGGAACAAACACGTCTCATACTGCAGCAACTGGATCTATGAATGCATCGAATTCGACAGTGGGTTTGAATGCATTGAAGAGCGAAGGAGGAAAATATCTCTCCATAGCAGCCGGAGATTTTAACCATCTTAAGAATCAGTCTGAGGCTGGTAGTCAGATGCTGAGCGAATCACAGCCAAAAAATCAAGATCGAGTCACAACTGAAGCTACAAGTTCTAGTCCTGAAAATCAGCCATCTGCTGAAGCCGCCAAGGTCTTTTCAATAAACGTTTACGGCTTAAACCCAGCGGAGGTGAGCTCGACGATGAATAACCACGGTGAAATAGACCATAATAAGACCATGGAGCCATCAAACCCTCAAAAAGATACAGCATTCAGCAATCAAGGAAATGTCTCAAGCATTCAAACGGCAGTTTCTGATCACAAGGCATTTGAACAGCAGAGGCAGAATAAAAGCCTCTTTTCCAGTAAATTATTTCAGGATAATACAGCTGCTATAAATGATGAAACATCCACCCCACTCAAGTTTAAACTGAAGCTAAGTATGGACAAAAGCAGTCCTCAGCCAATCTTCAATTGCACTCTTTCCGAATGCTCTCAAAATGACTCGGAGATTAATGATATCAAAACGGGATGGGAAGGGACCTCGCAATCGCATGAGGTCGTTCCGTTTTCCGAACCTCCTGGAAACGCAAATTCTAGCCTGGACCAAAAAGGACTGAAGCCCACCGAGGAAGTTCACTTAATGTTAAGTACGTTCGGGTCAGAGCCGTTACACAATGGCAGGAAGGACGAGGCAAACGTTCTACAACAGGAAACAGTTGTCAAGGATCGTGGTCATTCGGAAACAAAATACTCATCACAGAATCGTGTCCAAAATGCAAATGCATCGATGATGGTGAAAACAAAACTACAGGAAAACGATAACAGCAAAACAACGTTATCTGAAGAAAGCGTGAAAAATAACGGGGACGTAGCAGCAGATGAAATGAGACAACAAGAAAGCAAGTTGGGTATAGAATCAAAAACAGCACAGGCCCAAAACAATTACGGCGGAAATCTTACGATTTACAATGGCAGACAACTGGAGGACACTCAAGTTAAGATTGCCGGAACAAGTAAGGTCTCAGCATATAATGATTCACAAACTACATTTAAGGAAGAACCAAACAAAGTGGCCGAGTTCAGTCAACCACAACTACGTATTGTTCTGCAAAATCCTGGAAAAATCTGGAATTTAAATCCGATTATTAAAAGCTTGATCCAACGTCCCCTTAACTCGAGACGGGATGGCAAAAAAGTTTTAGCAAACACTTCCTCCCTAATCCGAAAATCATTGGATGGTGGTAAGAAAGCGAATGTTAAAACAACTGATATGTCATCCAGTGCCGGAGTAGCCCAAAGCATTTTGGAGGCTAACAAAGAATACCTTGATGATGTAGCTATGCAAGGAATGATTTACAGTGATGGAGATCCGGAGACTGCCGAAAATGTGAACGACATCGCCGATACGATGAGGCAAAGCTACAGGTACTTGCATGCTTTCCCTGAGCTTCCACATTGGAATTATAACACGAAGCAGGCCGAAAAACGTGTTCGTGGTCAGAACACAAAAACTATTCAGTTGGACAAGAAATTTCAGAAAGGATTGCAGAGTAATGAGGACAGGG GTTCCAGCTCAAGTGGAAAAAGGCAGAAGAATGACACCATTTCATCTCATTTCTTCAAAAC